The Macrotis lagotis isolate mMagLag1 unplaced genomic scaffold, bilby.v1.9.chrom.fasta BILBYCTG040, whole genome shotgun sequence genome includes a region encoding these proteins:
- the LOC141504052 gene encoding heterogeneous nuclear ribonucleoprotein H-like → MMLSTECGEGFVVKVRGLPWSCLANEVQCFFSECKIQNGASGIRFIYTREGRPSGEAFVELESEDEVKLALKKDRETMGHRYVEVFKSNNAEMDWVLKHTGPNSPDTANDGFVRLRGLPFGCSKEEIVQFFSGLEIMPNGITLLVDFQGRSTGEALVQFASQEIAEKALKKHKERIGHRYIEIFKSSRAEVRTHYDPPRKLMAMQRPGPYDRPRAGRGYNSIGRGAGFERMRRGAYGRGYGGYDDYNGYNDGYGFGSDRFGRDLNYCFSGMSDHRYGDGGSTFQSTTGHCVHMRGLPYRGTENDIYNFFSTLNPVRVHIEIGPDGRVTGESDVEFATHEDAVAAMSKEKANMQHRYVELFLNSTAGASSGAYEHRYVELFLNSTAGASGGAYGSQMMGDMGLSNQSSYGGPASQQLSGGYRGGYGGQSSMSRYDQVLQENSSDFQSNIA, encoded by the coding sequence ATGATGCTGAGCACCGAATGCGGAGAAGGCTTCGTGGTGAAGGTCCGGGGCTTGCCCTGGTCCTGTTTGGCCAATGAAGTCCAATGCTTCTTCTCagaatgcaaaattcaaaatgggGCATCAGGCATTCGCTTCATCTATACCCGGGAAGGCAGACCAAGTGGAGAAGCATTTGTTGAACTTGAATCAGAAGATGAAGTCAAATTGGCACTGAAAAAGGACAGAGAAACTATGGGACACAGATATGTTGAAGTATTCAAGTCAAACAACGCTGAAATGGATTGGGTGTTGAAGCATACTGGTCCAAATAGTCCTGACACTGCCAATGATGGCTTTGTACGCCTTAGAGGACTCCCATTTGGCTGTAGCAAGGAAGaaattgttcagtttttttcaggGTTGGAAATAATGCCAAATGGGATAACATTGCTGGTGGACTTCCAGGGGAGGAGTACGGGGGAGGCCTTAGTGCAGTTTGCTTCACAGGAAATAGCTGAAAAGGCTCTAAAGAAACACAAGGAAAGAATAGGGCACAGGTACATTGAAATCTTCAAGAGTAGCCGGGCAGAAGTTCGTACTCATTATGATCCTCCTCGAAAGCTAATGGCTATGCAGCGACCAGGTCCTTATGATAGGCCTAGGGCTGGCAGAGGCTATAACAGCATTGGTAGAGGAGCTGGGTTTGAAAGAATGAGACGAGGTGCCTATGGTAGAGGTTATGGAGGCTATGATGACTATAATGGATATAATGATGGATATGGCTTTGGGTCGGATagatttggaagagacctcaatTACTGTTTTTCAGGAATGTCTGATCATAGATATGGAGATGGTGGGTCCACTTTCCAGAGTACAACAGGCCACTGTGTGCACATGAGAGGATTACCTTACAGAGGTACTGAAAAtgatatttacaattttttctcaacACTCAACCCTGTTCGAGTACACATTGAAATTGGACCTGATGGCAGAGTGACTGGAGAATCAGATGTTGAATTTGCTACTCATGAAGATGCTGTGGCGGCTATGtcaaaagagaaagcaaatatGCAGCACAGATATGTAGAACTCTTCTTGAATTCTACAGCAGGAGCAAGCAGTGGTGCTTACGAGCACAGATATGTAGAACTCTTCTTGAATTCTACAGCAGGAGCAAGTGGTGGTGCTTATGGTAGCCAAATGATGGGAGACATGGGCTTGTCAAACCAGTCCAGTTACGGTGGTCCAGCTAGCCAGCAGCTGAGTGGGGGTTACAGAGGAGGCTACGGTGGTCAAAGCAGCATGAGCAGATATGACCAAGTTTTACAGGAAAACTCGAGTGATTTTCAATCAAACATTGCATAG